In the genome of Nocardioides palaemonis, the window CGTCTTCATGAAGCCCTCCAGCGCCTTCACCGACCCGAACAGCTCCTCCTTGTTGTTCGAGAGCGTCGAGGTCAGCCGGGAGAAGTCGGACAGGGTCTGGCGGAAGGTCGTCCCCTGGCCGCCGAAGTTGTCGGCGGTGACCGACAGCAGGTCCGACAGCGCGCCTCTCCGGTTGGCGCCGCGGGGGCCGAGCGCCACGTTGAGCCGGTCGAGGCTGTCGTAGATCTGGTCGAGCTCGAGCGGCTGCGCGGTGTCCTCCACGGAGAGCTCCGCGCCGTCGGAGAGCACCTTCCCTGAGCCGCTGTAGGCCGGGGTGAGCTGGACGTAGCGGTCGCCGACCACCGACGGCGCGACGATGACCGCGCGGGCGTCGGCCGGGAGGCGTACGTCCTCGTCGTAGGTCATCGTGACCGTCACGTCGGTGCCGGTGGGCTCCACGCGGGTCACCGTGCCGACCGGCACGCCGAGGACCCGCACGTCGCTGCCCTCGTAGACCGAGATGGCGCGCGGGAAGTGGGCGACGACGGTCCGCGAGGTGTCGCCGCCGAGGAAGCTGACGGCCGAGGCGACCACGAAGCCGAGGACGACGAGGGGGACGAGGAGGCGCTTGACGAGGTCCATGGTCAGCCCACCTGCGGGACGGGCGGGAAGTTGGAGATCCAGGTGTCGAACCACGGACCGGTGCCGAGGGTGTTGGCGAAGACGCGGTAGAACGGCGCCATCAGCCGGAGGCTGCTGTCGATGTTGTCCTCGTTCTTGTTGAGCACGGCGACGACGTTCTCCAGGTGGGCCAGCGCGGGCGCGAGGTCGGCGCGCGACTGGCGCACCAGCTTGGTCAGCTCCTTGGACAGCCGGGTGCTCGACACCAGCAGCTCGTGGACCGCGTCGCGGCGGGCGACGAGCGCCCGGAACAGCACGTCGCTGTCCTTCATCAGCGCGATGATGTCCTGGTCGCGCTCGTCGAGCACCGTCGAGACGCGCTGCAGGTTCTGCAGGAGCGTGTTGAGCTGGGCGTCCTTGGCGGCGACGTTGGACGAGAGCCGGCTCAGACCGCTGAGCGCGCCGCGGAACTCCTCGGGGGTGTTGCGGGTCAGGTCGGCCAGCGTGGTCAGCGACTCGGCGAGCTGGTCGGTGTCGATCTTCTCCGAGGTGGAGGCGAGGCCCTCGAACGCGTCGACCACGTCGAACGGCGACGACGTCCGCTCGGCGGGGATGGTCGCGCCCTCGTCGAGCTGGCCGCCGCCGGCCGGCTCGAGGGCGAGGAACATCGACCCGAGGACGGTCTTCACCTTGATCGCGGCGCCGGTGTCGGCGCCGAAGGCTGCGTCGTCCTGGACCTTGAAGGTCACCCGGACCCGGTCGCCGTCGAGGGCGATGTCGTCGACCTTGCCGACGCGTACGCCGGCGATGCGGACCTCGTCGTCGACCTGCAGGCCGCCGGCCTCGGTGAAGAGCGCGTGGTAGGTCTCGCCGCCGCCGATGACCGGCAGGTCGTCGGCGCGCAGCGCGGCCACGACGACCAGGACCAGCACGACGAGGCTGACCGCGCCGACGACGACGGGATTGCGCTCCCGGAAGGGCTTCATCCGAGATCACACCTGTCGGAGCCGGTCTGGTAGTTCACCGGCAGCGAGACGCCGGCGGGCAGGTTGACCCGGCCCTGGAACTCGCAGAGGTAGAAGTTGAAGAACGAGCCGTAGATCGCGGTGCGGCCGATCTTGTTGAGCTTGATCGGGAGGACCTGCAGGGCGCGGTCGAGCTCGGCCTTGTTCTTGTCGACGTTGCCCGCGACCGCCCGCAGCTGCTTGATGTCGCGCACCAGCGGCGCGCGGATCCCGTCGACGAGGGACGCGGTCTCGACCGAGAGCGCGGAGACGTCCTCGAGCGAGCCGAGGATCGCGTTGCGGTCCTGCTTCAGCCCGCCCACGAGGGTCCGGAACGACTGGATCAGGCGGGTCAGCTGCTGGTCGCGGTCGGCGACGTGGTCGAGGACGAGCGACAGGTTGTCGATGAGGTCGCCGATCACCTGGTCGCGGTCGGCGAGCGTCGAGGTGACCGACGCGGTGTGCGCGAGCAGCCCCTCGAGGGTGCCGCCCTCGCCCTGGAAGACCTGGATGAGCTCGAAGGAGAGCTGGTTGACGTCCTCGGGCGACAGCGCCTGGAAGAGCGGCTTGAAGCCGTTGAAGAGGACGGTGAGGTCGAGGGCGGGCCGGGTCCGCGACAGCGGGATGGTGGAGCCCGCGGGCAGCCGGGCGGTGTCGCCGACCTCCTGGGTCAGCGAGATGTAGCGCTGGCCGACGAGGTTGCGGTAGCGGATCGAGGCGAACGTGCCGCCGTTGACCTGGGTGCCCTCGTCGACGTCGAAGGTGACCAGCGCGCGGGAGCGGTCGACGATCTCGACGTCGCCCACGGTGCCGACGCGCACGCCGGCGACGCGTACGTCGTCGCCCTTGGTGACGCCGGTGGCGTCCGTGAACTCGGCGCGGTACTCCCGCGAGGAGCCGAAGCCGAGGTTGCCGATGGTGACCACCAGCACGCCGGTGGCGAGCGAGGTGACGAGCACGAAGACGAGCAGCTTCACCAGGTCGGCGGACGTGCGGCGGTCGAGGACGGGACTCATCGCAGGCTCACCTCCGCGCCGCGGGCCATCGGGCCGACGAGCAGCACCCCGAGGTCGGGGACGTCGTCCGCGCTGACGCCGAGGCCGGGCGCGAGCAGCGCCTTGAGCACGGCGGACTCGTCGCGGCCGCCCGCGAAGCCGGCGGCGGTCCCGGACCAGCCCGGGCCGACCCGGCTGGTGCCCTTGCCGGTGGGCTCGTCGATGCCGTCGACGAAGTCGGGCTGGTGGGTGACCGGGTTGCTCTGCGACCACGGTGGGTTCGGCAGCCGGCCGCAGTAGTAGCCGCGCTTGTCGCCGTAGACGGGTGCGTCCTGCGGGCCGTACGCACGGGGCTGGTTGGGGATGGTCTCCAGCACGATGTGGAGGGTGAAGCCGCGGAAGGCCTCGGCCTGGAGCTTGCCGGCGCCGACGATGCCGCCGAGCAGGCAGGGGTAGCCCGGCGCGTAGCGGGCGAGCACCTCGAGCTGGGAGGAGGCGAGCTCGCCGAGCCGGACCAGGTTGTCGCCGTTGGTGCCGGTGAAGTCCTCGGCCACCGCGGCGAACCGGGACACGTCGTTGAAGAGCGCCTTGAGCTTCTCCTCGCGGCCCTCCAGGGTCCCGGTCGTCGTGATCGTGTTGCGCAGGATGGTCGCGACCTCGGGCAGCACGTCGGCGTAGGTGTCGGAGACCTTCGCGGTCAGCCGCAGGTCGTCGACGAGCGCGGGGATCTCGGGGTTGAGCCTGGTGAGGTAGCCGTCGAGGGTCTCGAGGCTCTCGCCGAGCTGGTCGCCGCGGCCCTCGAGGGCGGTCGCGACGGCGTTCAGCGTCATGTTGAGGTCGGCCGGCTGCACCGCCCGCAGCAGCGGGTAGAGGTCGCTCAGCACCTTCTCGACCTCGGTGGAGAGCGCGGTGCGCTGGATCTCGTCGCCGGCCCGGATCGGCCGGGCGGACGAGCCGCCCTCGGGCGGGATGAGGGAGACGTACTTCTCGCCGAACAGCGTCTTGGGCAGGATCGACGCCGTGACGTCGCGCGGGACCTCGGCGGTGCGGTCGGGGTAGAGGCCGAGCGTGATGTCGGCGCCGTCGGCGGTCGGGACGAAGTCGAGCACCTCGCCCACGATCACCCCCCTGATCTTCACGTCCGCGCGCTTCGGCAGCTGCAGGCCGATGCGCGAGGCGTGGACCACGACCTCGTCGTAGTCGCTGAACTTCTGGGTGAACACGCCGTAGGTGGCCCAGACGCCGGCGAGCATCACGACCAGGAACACCACGCCCAGGGACTTGCGCCTCATCGCCGCCTCACCCGGCCAGCCGCACGGTCGTGGCCGCGCCCCAGATCGCCATGGACAGGAAGAGGTCGAGGACGTTGATCGCGACGATGCTCGTCCGCACGGCGCGGCCCACGGCGACGCCCACGCCGGCGGGGCCGCCGGACGCGGTGTAGCCGTGGTAGCAGTGGATGAGGATGACGGTGACGGCGAAGACCAGGACCTTGCCGAAGGACCACAGCACGTCGCCCGGAGGCAGGAACGCGTTGAAGTAGTGGTCGTAGGTGCCGGGTGACTGGCCGTAGATCTGGGTCACCACGAGCCGGCTCGCGAAGTAGGACGAGAGCAGGCCGACGACGTAGAGCGGGATGATCGCGACCAGGCCGCCGACGACACGGGTGGCGACGAGGAACGGCATCGACGGGATCGCCATCACCTCGAGCGCGTCGACCTCCTCGGAGATCCGCATCGCGCCGAGCTGGGCGGTGAAGCCGCAGCCCACGGTCGCGGCGAGCGCGATGCCGGCGACCAGCGGGGCGATCTCGCGGGTGTTGAAGTAGGCCGAGACGAAGCCGGAGAAGGCGGCGGTGCCGAGCTGGTCGAGCGCGGCGTACCCGGAGAGTCCGACCTGGGCTCCGGTGAAGAAGGTCATGCCGATGATCACGCCGACCGTGCCGCCGATGACCGCCAGCGCGCCCGAGCCGAGGGTGACCTCGGCGAGGATCCGCAGGATCTCGCGCGGGTAGCGCCGGATCGAGCGCGGGACGGCGCGGAGCACCGCGAGGTGGAACGCGAGCTGCCCGCCGAGGCCGTCGAGCGCGTCGAGCGGCTTGGTGTGGAGGTCCTTGAGCGCCATGTCATCCGCCCTTCGGGGGCACGACCTGGAGGTAGATCATGCTGAGGACGAAGTTGGCCACGAAGAGCAGCAGGAACGTGATGACGACCGACTCGTTGACCGCGTCGCCGACGCCCTTCGGGCCGCCGCTGGCGTTCATGCCCTTGTAGGACGCGACGATCGCGGCGATCACGCCGAAGACGAGCGCCTTGAGCAGGCCGATCCAGAGGTCCGGCAGCTGGGCGAGGGCGGTGAAGCTGGCGAGGTAGGCCCCCGGGGTGCCGTCCTGGAGGATCACGTTGAAGACGTAGCCGCCGGTGACGCCGACGACGCTGACCATGCCGTTGAGGAAGAACGCGACGAGCATGCAGGCCAGCACGCGCGGGACGACGAGGCGCTGGATCGGGTCGATGCCCAGCACCATCATCGCGTCGAGCTCCTCGCGGATCTTGCGGGCGCCGAGGTCGGCGGCGATCGCCGAGCCGCCCGCGCCGGCGATGAGCAGGGCGGTGCCGATCGGCGCCGCCTGCTGGACCACCGCGAGCACCGACGCGGAGCCGGTGAAGGACTGCGCGCCGAACTGCTTGATCAGCCCGCCGACCTGCAGCGCGATCACGGCACCGAAGGGGATCGCGACCAGCGCGGTCGGGACGATCGTGACCGACGCGATGAACCACGCCTGCTGGATGAACTCGCGCAGCTGGAACGGGCGCCGGAACAGCGCGCGGAGGACGTCGAGGGCGAACGCGAACAGGTTGCCCGCGACGGCGACGGGCGCGACGGCGCGCGAGGAGAGGGAGGTGGCCACGTCAGCTCAGGCCCCCGGTGCCAGGCCGGCGTTGCTGGACTCGAACGAGCCGGGCGGCGGCGTGACGCCGTGCTCGCGGCACCACTCCCCCGCGGGCCGCTGGCTGCGCCGGGGGATCCCGTTGGAGGGGTCGAGCTGGAGCGGGATCGGCGGCAGCGGCGGGAGCTCCTGACCGGCCTCGGCGGCGAGCTCGTCGGCGTCCTTCTCCTCCGACATGCCGATCGGGCCGACCCGCTGGGCGTTGAGGAACTGGCGCACGACCGGCTCCTCGGAGCTGAGCAGCTCCTCGCGCGGGCCGAACATCGCGAGGTGGCGGTGGTAGAGCAGCCCGATGTTGTCAGGCACGGTCCGTGCGGTGTTGATGTCGTGGGTGACGATGAGGAAGGTGGCGTCGATCTGGGCGTTGAGGTCGACGATCAACTGGTTGAGGAAGGCCGTGCGCACCGGGTCGAGGCCGGAGTCGGGCTCGTCGAAGAGCACGATCTCGGGGTCGAGCACGAGCGCGCGGGCGAGGCCGGCGCGCTTGCGCATGCCGCCGGAGATCTCGCCGGGCAGCTTGTCCTCCGAGCCGAGCAGGCCCACGAGGTCCATCTTCTCCATGACGACCTCGCGGACCTCCGACTCCGACTTGCGCGTGTGCTCGCGCAGCGGGAAGGCGACGTTGTCGTAGAGGTTCATCGAGCCGAACATCGCGCCGTCCTGGAACAGCACCCCGAAGAGCTTGCGGATCTCGTAGAGGTCGCGCTCGGAGCAGCTCGCGATGTCGGTGCCCTCGATGACGATCGAGCCCTTGTCGGGCTTGATGAGCCCGATGAGGGTCTTGAGGAAGACCGACTTGCCGGTGCCGGACGGGCCGAGCATCACGCAGATCTCGCCCGCCGGGATCGTGAGCGACACGTCGCCCCAGATGAGCTGCTTGCCGAACGACTTGGTGAGGTCCTTGACCTCGATCTCGACACCCACGTGCGCCCTCCTCCCTCTGGCTCGAGCGCGGCTCCCTCCGCGCTGCTCCTGGGGGGACAACGCCGCTCGCGGCGTGGGGTTACGGGGGTGGTGCGACGAGCGTCACCCGGCGCTGGCCGGACCACCCGGACGCCAGGCGCGGTCCTCGTCGATCCGCGCGGTGACCAGGCGGCACGCCTCCCCGAGCGCGCGGGCCTGCGCGGGCGTGAGCGCGTCGAAGACCAGGCGGCGTACGAGCGCGACGTGCCGCGCGACCGCACGCGACAGGCGTGAGAGCGAGCTGTTGGCGTGACCGGCGAGCGTGCTCACGCGCAGCGTGCCGCCCCCGTCGCGCGAGAGTCGCGAAGAGGATGCCGAACTCGAAGTGGGCCATCCCCGCGTCCCGCTGGAGCTGGGCGTCGAGCGCTTCCTCGACCCCGACGAGATCGCCTCTCGGGTCGCCTACCTCGCGAGCCCGTTGCCCTCGGCTCAGCGCCGCAGCGTCAGCACGACGCTCACTGCGGCGTAGTAGGCCACGTAGAGCAGGGACAGGAAGGTGACGACGACGCTCGGGTCGGGGAACTGCAGCAGCATCACCGCGTAGGTCACGAGCCACGACCCGGCCAGGGTGAGGTTGAGGCCGCGGGCGAAGGCGGTGCGGGAGGGGTAGACGTACTTGATGGGCACGAAGACCAGCACCGCGCAGGTCAGCAGCAGCACCGCGGTCACTGCGGGCGACACGTCCAGCACGATCACGTAGAAGGCCAGGACGTTCCAGTAGCTCGGGAACCCCAGGAAGAAGTGGTCGTCGGTCTTGGCGTCGGTGCGGCAGAACTGATAGCTGGACGCCAGGAGCGGCAGCACCGCGAGCACGGTGCCGAGCCGCCCGTCCGGCAGGTGGCCGCCGTGCCAGAGCAGGAAGACCGGCACGAAGCAGTAGGTGATGTAGTCGACGATGTCGTCGAGCCGCGCCCCGTCGAAGGCCGGGATGACCTCCTTGACGCGGAGCCGGCGGGCCAGCATCCCGTCGGTCCCGTCGATGATCAGTGCGAGGAAGAGCCACCACAACGCCTCGACCTCCTCGCCGCCGACAGCGGCCGCCAGTGCGAGGAACGCGATCGCGGTGCCGCTGGCGGTGTAGGCGTGCAGGGCCCAGCCCGCGGCGCGAAGGCGGCGCGGCGAGTCCGTGGCGACGTACGTCGCTGTCATGTGGGTGGCTACCTCTCGGTCGCGCCCGGAGGGCGTCTGCGCATCGACCCGACGCCCGCCGCTCGAGCGCCCGCTGTCAGTGGCAACGCCAAGCATGCTGGATCAGGCTCGGCGCCGGGAGCAGGACAACGCCAACGGGGCCGTGGTTTCCGTCGCCGGGGTGCCACAATTGCCTCGCCATGCCACCCGTCCCGTCAGTGCCGCACACGCGAGCGGGATCGCGCTGGCGGACGATCCTCGTGCAGCTCGTGGTCTTCGCCTGCGTGGGCGCTGCCTTCAACGTGCTCTACGGACTGCTCTACGTCGTCCTCCGGGAGCAGCTCGCCGCCCAGCCGGCGAACGCGCTCGCGCTCGTGCTGTCGACGATCGCCGGGACGTTCGGGCACCGCTACGTCACCTTCGGGGTCCGCGGCACGGACCGGACCGTGCAGCACCAGGTGCTCGGGCTCGTCCTCCTGGCCTTCAGCCTCGCCGTGACGGCTGGCGCCCTGTGGGTGCTCGACGCCGCCGTCGCCGAGCCGTCGCGCCGGCAGGAGCTGGCGGTCCTCATCGCGGCCAACCTGGGCACCGGCCTGGTGCGCTTCTTCGCATTTCGTGTCGCGATGGTGGGCCGGCGGGGCTCGATAGATGCAAGCGGCACGACCGTCTCTGCCACCCGCGCGCGCTAGGTGGCCGACCCGCCCTGGCTGGGGTCGCGTCGGTGGGCCACCTGACTTTTTGGTCGTGCTCCTGGTCTGCGGCGAGCCAGTCGAGGGGGCCTGCGGCCCTCCGCTGCGTCATGGCGCCGCGTACCGTCCGCGGCGCAACATTGGGCCGCCCGCCGGGGACGACAGCACCGTCAGCTGATTTCCACGCGGCCGTGGATCACTAGTTCGACTTTTGAGGCCAGAAGCCGCGCTTGGCCTTCGATGCCTCCGCTCCCGGCCACGGGCTGAACTCATCCGCAAGGTGGCCGAGGGCGGAATCCGCGTCCTGCGTCCCTTCCAACTCATAGAAGCGGTCATCGAGCAAGCCCAACACTTCGCTGGCCCCCTCGGCACCGTCGAGCACCTCGGCACGTTCGTCGGTCGAAAGGTTCGCAGCACCGCAGAGCTCCTAGGCCTCCGTCAAAACCTGTCGCCACGGCTCACCCAGAGCGCGAGGCAAGATCGCAAGTGCATCAGCAGCGGTGTCTGCGCCCCAGAAACACGGTAGCCGCCAAACCCTCCCGCGTTCACCTCTTGACGGAAGTCGCACACGGCGAGCAGCTGCCGCTGTTCGTCAGAGAGCGGACTGCGACTCTCTGGAGTCGCGTACGTCTCGTACAACTTCCAGATGTCCACTCGCGAAGGCTATCCGCGCGGAATCGCGTGGACCCGGACATCTGCGACGAGTGGGGCATTCCGCAGCGTGTCCAGCATGACCGCTCTGGCGTCACGACTGTCCTGACGCCTCCAGCAAGTACGTTTCGACCTCTACGGCCCATGCCGCCAAGTCATCCAGCTCAAGCACGCCGGCTAGCAACGTGCCACCTCGACCCCATTGGTGATGGTCAGGCCGATCTCCGTGTCGCGTCTCAAACGACTCGGCCGAGACCCCATCCCAGTGCTCGAGCGCATTGCGAAGGTCGATCATCGCTTAAGAATCGTGCCGAGGCGAGGCACACGCTTGCGGTCGCCGTAAATCTGGAGCGCTCTAGCCAACTGCCTGGCGGCGATCAACAGGAAGTGCTTCTCAGCCCGCAGTTCAAAGAAGGGCCGGCTGTGATCGTGCATATACGTCGTCCCCTGTCGTCGGGAGGCGTTCGCAGACACCACTCGGGACTCTGCCTCGTGCAGTCGATCGGCCTGCCACACGAGCACGTGTGCCCACTCGAGTGCCTTCTGCAAGGCGTCTTGTTGTCGTGCTGCTACTTCTGGCGGAATCACGGCGCGACTCTCTCAGACCCGTACGACAATCGCAGTTGGTTGTCTCTTGGGTCCGTCATAGAGAGCCTCTGCCGCCCGCGTCTTACCGCCGCAATTCACGCCGGCAGCAGGGCCGGCCGCGGAGTCTCAAGCGGTCTGTCAGATGATGGGGCCGTGACCAACGACGCCGCGTCAGACAACCGGTTATTCGTCAATCAACCAAGTCGGTGGCTCTTGAGATCTTGCGCTTGGGCTCTGGCAACGGTTGCGTGCATCGCCTTTGCTGGCGGAGTCGCGCTATCGCTCGCACGGCGTGCGGATCTTGCGCCCGCGAAAACCGCAGAGATCAGCGATCTCGCGATGAGCGGTGGCGCATGGGCTCTTCTTGCGGGCCTCCCCTTGCTCGCAATCATTCAGATGCTCGGTCGAGATGAAGTCCCGCCGGCGATCGAGGACGACTCGTTGTGATACTGACGATGGTGCAGCTGGTTGCCCTTGCGGGATTCCTCGCCGCAGGAGCATTGTCCGCACGTAGCGCGTACGTCGCCTGGACGAAGTATCGAGACGGGCGAGGAAAGCCCCTGCTGGTCCACGCCACTCCGGAGCGGCTCGCAGAACTCAGTTCGTCGTGGCCTTTTCGGGAGCAACGATGGCCACGTCCCACAACCACTGGCCCATCACCGATGCATCAGAGCGAAGCCGCTGCATACGCTCGCTTGGCGTTTCGCGGTCAGCGCCGATCAGTCATCGCTGGCCAAGCGCTCGGCGTCATTGGCGGCGCATGGCTCGGCGTTAGCCTTCCAGCAACATGGCGGCTCGTGACTGATGCGGACGGCATCGACGTTTCCAACCCGGCCTTTTGGCAGCTGGTCGTGGTGTCGGTGCTCATCGAGTTCGCATTGCTGCTCAGCGATCACGCGAACGACTATGTGGCTGTTCGGACGATCTACCTGCGTCACGCTGAACGAACTGAGGGCGATGCGTCAGTGGTCACATCCCCACATGTGTCACGCCGGATGCGCTTCAAGCGTTGGATTCGGTCAGGGCAGTAGCGACATTCCGCCGCGAATGCTGCGGCGCCCACGCCGTTATGGGCAGATCCTCGGAACTTGCCCTTCGCTGACGCCCGCTGTCCTCCCGGCTTGGGGACGACGCGAGGGCCGTTGTCGGTGGCTTGCCGTAGCGTCTGAGGTGTTCGAGCGAGCGAGCTCGGGTCCTTCCTTGAGGCCAGCATCTGGCTGTACACACCTGACGACATTGACCCACGACCGTAGTTGTCGACGCGCCCACGCAGGGGTGCGGGAGGGCCAGTGCTGTGAGTGCTCTACCAGTCGAAGAACCCCACGAAGGTGGGCGTGTCGGTGAGTGGCGTGCCCCGGGCACCGACCCGGCCGCGTCGCCGGTCGTGGCCGCGGTGCTGGCGCGGGTGCACGCGACCCTGACCGAGCTGGGCGGGCTGTCGCTGAGCGGCCTCGGCGACGCGGACGTGACGAAGGTGCTCGATGAGCTGACGACTGAGTCGAGTCGGCTGACGCGGCAGGTGTGCCGCGCCGCCGCGGAAGCAGACCAGCGGCGGCTCGGGGACGCGACCGGGGCGCGGCACACCCATCAGTGGTGGGCCGGCCGCAGCCGCTACACCCACGCCGAAGCAGCCCGCCTCACCAAGCTCGGCCGAGCGTTCGAGGACGACCTCCACGCCCCCACCGGACAGGCCCTCGCCGACGGGCGGATCCGGGTGGAGCAGGCGCGGGTCATCGTCGCCGCCGTCGACGCCATCCCGCTCAGCGTGAAGACCAGTGACGGCACCACCCGGATCATCGACCCGTCCGCCCGCACCCAGGCGCGTGACCACCTGCTGAACGCCGCGGACGAGCACGACGCCAAGGCGCTGCGTCGGCTCGGGCGGCGGATCCTCGAGATCGTCGCGCCCGAGCTCGGCGAGGCGCAGGAGGCCGCGACCCTCGCGAGGGAAGAGGCGCGTGCGGACGCCGGGGCCGAGTTCACGATGAGGGACGACGGCGAAGGTCGCTGCCACGGCAGCTTCGTCCTCCCGTCCCACAACGGCGCCATGCTCTGGCGCCACCTCCAGGCCCTCGCCAACCCCGCCCGCCACACCGACGACGAGCTCCGCGACGAGCACGGCAGCTGGAAGCCGCTGCGCCGCCGGATGGGCGAGGCGTTCATCGAGTACATCGAGCGCTACCCCACGGATGCGACCCCGCAGACCGCGGGCGTCAACGCCACCATCGTCATCACGATGACCCTCGAGCAGCTCCTCGGCGAGCACGCCACCGCGCTCCTCGACGACGGCACCCGCATGTCCGCGGCGATGGCGCGCCGGTTATCCTGCGAGGCCGGGATCATCCCCGTCGTCCTCGACGGTGAGGGCCGGGTTCTCGACATGGGCCGCACGCGACGGCTGTTCACCAAGTCGCAGCGGATCGCGCTCGGGCTGCGGGACGGC includes:
- a CDS encoding CDP-alcohol phosphatidyltransferase family protein, producing MTATYVATDSPRRLRAAGWALHAYTASGTAIAFLALAAAVGGEEVEALWWLFLALIIDGTDGMLARRLRVKEVIPAFDGARLDDIVDYITYCFVPVFLLWHGGHLPDGRLGTVLAVLPLLASSYQFCRTDAKTDDHFFLGFPSYWNVLAFYVIVLDVSPAVTAVLLLTCAVLVFVPIKYVYPSRTAFARGLNLTLAGSWLVTYAVMLLQFPDPSVVVTFLSLLYVAYYAAVSVVLTLRR
- a CDS encoding GtrA family protein — encoded protein: MPPVPSVPHTRAGSRWRTILVQLVVFACVGAAFNVLYGLLYVVLREQLAAQPANALALVLSTIAGTFGHRYVTFGVRGTDRTVQHQVLGLVLLAFSLAVTAGALWVLDAAVAEPSRRQELAVLIAANLGTGLVRFFAFRVAMVGRRGSIDASGTTVSATRAR
- a CDS encoding MlaE family ABC transporter permease, translating into MATSLSSRAVAPVAVAGNLFAFALDVLRALFRRPFQLREFIQQAWFIASVTIVPTALVAIPFGAVIALQVGGLIKQFGAQSFTGSASVLAVVQQAAPIGTALLIAGAGGSAIAADLGARKIREELDAMMVLGIDPIQRLVVPRVLACMLVAFFLNGMVSVVGVTGGYVFNVILQDGTPGAYLASFTALAQLPDLWIGLLKALVFGVIAAIVASYKGMNASGGPKGVGDAVNESVVITFLLLFVANFVLSMIYLQVVPPKGG
- a CDS encoding ABC transporter ATP-binding protein; translation: MGVEIEVKDLTKSFGKQLIWGDVSLTIPAGEICVMLGPSGTGKSVFLKTLIGLIKPDKGSIVIEGTDIASCSERDLYEIRKLFGVLFQDGAMFGSMNLYDNVAFPLREHTRKSESEVREVVMEKMDLVGLLGSEDKLPGEISGGMRKRAGLARALVLDPEIVLFDEPDSGLDPVRTAFLNQLIVDLNAQIDATFLIVTHDINTARTVPDNIGLLYHRHLAMFGPREELLSSEEPVVRQFLNAQRVGPIGMSEEKDADELAAEAGQELPPLPPIPLQLDPSNGIPRRSQRPAGEWCREHGVTPPPGSFESSNAGLAPGA
- a CDS encoding HNH endonuclease signature motif containing protein translates to MAAVLARVHATLTELGGLSLSGLGDADVTKVLDELTTESSRLTRQVCRAAAEADQRRLGDATGARHTHQWWAGRSRYTHAEAARLTKLGRAFEDDLHAPTGQALADGRIRVEQARVIVAAVDAIPLSVKTSDGTTRIIDPSARTQARDHLLNAADEHDAKALRRLGRRILEIVAPELGEAQEAATLAREEARADAGAEFTMRDDGEGRCHGSFVLPSHNGAMLWRHLQALANPARHTDDELRDEHGSWKPLRRRMGEAFIEYIERYPTDATPQTAGVNATIVITMTLEQLLGEHATALLDDGTRMSAAMARRLSCEAGIIPVVLDGEGRVLDMGRTRRLFTKSQRIALGLRDGGCTARGCETTASGCHAHHDDPWSNGGSTDLTNGRLLCPRHHRLAHDPRYAKTVHADNQVTFHRRT
- a CDS encoding MCE family protein, producing the protein MDLVKRLLVPLVVLGFVVASAVSFLGGDTSRTVVAHFPRAISVYEGSDVRVLGVPVGTVTRVEPTGTDVTVTMTYDEDVRLPADARAVIVAPSVVGDRYVQLTPAYSGSGKVLSDGAELSVEDTAQPLELDQIYDSLDRLNVALGPRGANRRGALSDLLSVTADNFGGQGTTFRQTLSDFSRLTSTLSNNKEELFGSVKALEGFMKTLADNDQTVRRFNQSLADVSTMLDGERQELVAAVRNLSVALTAVKGFVQENKESLTRNISGLNRVSKVLVRQRDALDEILHVAPGALNNLALTYNPQAGTLDQRANFGESLNQLNADPAAFLCGFVGQVDRSEQACDAITRLLDRSRPGALSGSGRIAAQDVFDPTLGGLVEVER
- a CDS encoding MlaE family ABC transporter permease; its protein translation is MALKDLHTKPLDALDGLGGQLAFHLAVLRAVPRSIRRYPREILRILAEVTLGSGALAVIGGTVGVIIGMTFFTGAQVGLSGYAALDQLGTAAFSGFVSAYFNTREIAPLVAGIALAATVGCGFTAQLGAMRISEEVDALEVMAIPSMPFLVATRVVGGLVAIIPLYVVGLLSSYFASRLVVTQIYGQSPGTYDHYFNAFLPPGDVLWSFGKVLVFAVTVILIHCYHGYTASGGPAGVGVAVGRAVRTSIVAINVLDLFLSMAIWGAATTVRLAG
- a CDS encoding MCE family protein — encoded protein: MRRKSLGVVFLVVMLAGVWATYGVFTQKFSDYDEVVVHASRIGLQLPKRADVKIRGVIVGEVLDFVPTADGADITLGLYPDRTAEVPRDVTASILPKTLFGEKYVSLIPPEGGSSARPIRAGDEIQRTALSTEVEKVLSDLYPLLRAVQPADLNMTLNAVATALEGRGDQLGESLETLDGYLTRLNPEIPALVDDLRLTAKVSDTYADVLPEVATILRNTITTTGTLEGREEKLKALFNDVSRFAAVAEDFTGTNGDNLVRLGELASSQLEVLARYAPGYPCLLGGIVGAGKLQAEAFRGFTLHIVLETIPNQPRAYGPQDAPVYGDKRGYYCGRLPNPPWSQSNPVTHQPDFVDGIDEPTGKGTSRVGPGWSGTAAGFAGGRDESAVLKALLAPGLGVSADDVPDLGVLLVGPMARGAEVSLR
- a CDS encoding MCE family protein, encoding MKPFRERNPVVVGAVSLVVLVLVVVAALRADDLPVIGGGETYHALFTEAGGLQVDDEVRIAGVRVGKVDDIALDGDRVRVTFKVQDDAAFGADTGAAIKVKTVLGSMFLALEPAGGGQLDEGATIPAERTSSPFDVVDAFEGLASTSEKIDTDQLAESLTTLADLTRNTPEEFRGALSGLSRLSSNVAAKDAQLNTLLQNLQRVSTVLDERDQDIIALMKDSDVLFRALVARRDAVHELLVSSTRLSKELTKLVRQSRADLAPALAHLENVVAVLNKNEDNIDSSLRLMAPFYRVFANTLGTGPWFDTWISNFPPVPQVG
- a CDS encoding MCE family protein encodes the protein MSPVLDRRTSADLVKLLVFVLVTSLATGVLVVTIGNLGFGSSREYRAEFTDATGVTKGDDVRVAGVRVGTVGDVEIVDRSRALVTFDVDEGTQVNGGTFASIRYRNLVGQRYISLTQEVGDTARLPAGSTIPLSRTRPALDLTVLFNGFKPLFQALSPEDVNQLSFELIQVFQGEGGTLEGLLAHTASVTSTLADRDQVIGDLIDNLSLVLDHVADRDQQLTRLIQSFRTLVGGLKQDRNAILGSLEDVSALSVETASLVDGIRAPLVRDIKQLRAVAGNVDKNKAELDRALQVLPIKLNKIGRTAIYGSFFNFYLCEFQGRVNLPAGVSLPVNYQTGSDRCDLG